From one Acidibrevibacterium fodinaquatile genomic stretch:
- a CDS encoding pyruvate dehydrogenase complex E1 component subunit beta, protein MATEILMPALSPTMTEGKLARWLKKEGDAIRAGDVIAEIETDKATMEVEAVDEGVLGKILVPEGAEGVAVNTPIALLGSDGEAADAAPKAAPAARPSPPSPAAAQPTPPAAAAQPAAEEKDWGPVQKITVREALRDAMAAEMRADPDVFLLGEEVAQYQGAYKISQGLLEEFGEKRVIDTPITEHGFTGLAVGAAMAGLKPILEFMTFNFAMQAIDQIINSAAKTRYMSGGQMSCPIVFRGPNGAASRVAAQHSQCYASWYAHVPGLKVVAPWSAADAKGLLRAAIRDPNPVIFLENEILYGHSFDCPTAEDFVLPLGRAKIERPGKHVTITGFSITVGTALAAAEALAGEGIEAEVINLRTLRPLDIETIVASVKKTNRLVTVEEGWPFAGIGAEIAMQVIEHCFDWLDAQPMRVHGVDVPLPYAANLEKLALPQPDWVIEAVRKTVRGMG, encoded by the coding sequence ATGGCAACGGAAATCCTCATGCCGGCACTGTCACCGACGATGACCGAAGGCAAGCTCGCCCGCTGGCTCAAGAAAGAAGGTGATGCGATCCGTGCCGGTGACGTGATCGCCGAGATCGAGACCGACAAGGCGACGATGGAGGTCGAAGCCGTCGATGAAGGCGTGCTCGGCAAAATTCTTGTCCCCGAAGGCGCCGAGGGGGTTGCGGTGAATACGCCGATCGCTCTTCTCGGCAGCGATGGCGAAGCCGCCGACGCCGCGCCGAAAGCAGCGCCGGCCGCGAGGCCTTCCCCCCCATCCCCGGCTGCAGCCCAACCAACCCCCCCGGCCGCGGCGGCGCAACCCGCGGCGGAAGAGAAAGATTGGGGGCCTGTGCAGAAAATTACTGTTCGTGAGGCGCTCCGCGACGCCATGGCCGCCGAAATGCGAGCCGATCCGGATGTCTTCCTGCTCGGGGAAGAGGTCGCGCAGTATCAGGGCGCCTATAAAATCAGCCAAGGCCTGCTCGAGGAATTCGGCGAAAAGCGGGTGATCGATACGCCGATCACCGAGCACGGTTTCACCGGGCTTGCGGTCGGTGCGGCGATGGCCGGGTTGAAGCCGATCCTCGAATTCATGACTTTCAACTTCGCGATGCAGGCGATCGACCAGATCATCAATTCCGCCGCCAAGACACGCTATATGTCGGGCGGGCAGATGAGCTGCCCGATCGTTTTTCGCGGCCCCAATGGGGCGGCGTCCCGGGTCGCAGCCCAGCACAGCCAATGCTATGCGAGCTGGTATGCGCATGTCCCCGGCCTCAAGGTCGTCGCCCCGTGGTCGGCGGCCGATGCCAAGGGTCTTTTGCGCGCCGCGATCCGTGATCCCAATCCGGTGATCTTCCTCGAAAACGAGATCCTTTATGGCCACAGCTTCGATTGCCCGACCGCCGAGGATTTCGTGCTGCCGCTCGGGCGGGCGAAAATCGAGCGGCCAGGCAAGCACGTCACCATCACCGGGTTTTCCATCACCGTCGGCACCGCGCTCGCCGCGGCCGAAGCGCTGGCTGGCGAAGGGATCGAGGCCGAGGTGATCAATCTTCGCACGCTGCGCCCGCTTGATATCGAAACCATCGTTGCTAGCGTCAAAAAAACCAACCGTCTGGTGACCGTCGAAGAAGGCTGGCCCTTCGCCGGCATCGGCGCCGAGATCGCGATGCAGGTGATCGAACACTGTTTCGATTGGCTGGATGCGCAGCCGATGCGTGTCCATGGTGTCGATGTGCCGCTGCCCTATGCCGCCAATCTCGAAAAACTGGCGCTGCCGCAGCCCGATTGGGTGATCGAGGCCGTGCGCAAAACCGTCCGCGGCATGGGCTGA